The genomic DNA TAAGTAGATGGAGGGCCATTCTACTTTACACTTCAAAATTAGGAAGTGCAATGCTTTGGATAAGCATGAGCTAGTGGCTGACCAGGAAGGCCACATTGCTCTAGCTCTACGTTGTTAAAAGTAGTAGCTCTAAAGGCGGAAAGTGCTCTTTTAACTTTTGTAAAGGCAACATTTCCCCCCTATTGTTTGTCAGTAGATTTAGTTCTATATCACTTGTTGAATATCATTTGTTGATAAGTTTTTACTTCATGACACTTAAGTACCAGGTTAGTGAGGGACTTACATGTACATAACTGAAAACTTGTTACTACCTGCTGTTTGGGAAAACTGAAAGTACAAAAACCAATGAAACAATGAATAAAAATCAAATGGCAGAGATGATAAGGTACATTTTATACGTTGTAAAAGAGGTATTCAATAGTTGTACTAATATGCCCTCAGAACTGGAGGTGGATTGCACTACATCGTTATTGTTTGCAGACGTCCAGCTTATTATATGTTAGGTTATGCATTGTTCTCTTGAGTAAAATACTTCTGGATAACATTAGGTTTGCAAGTGGAATGGGAATTTATCTGGAGAAGGAATGTAGTTAGAATTGACATGTGCTGAGGCAAGAACAGCACTGGTGTGAGTTCCAGCAAACGAGCACTCAAAACAGTAAACTTTGGTTTAACTTTTATTGTCCTTTCTCCACTAAAACATGCTGCGCTGGCCAATATAAAATGTCACCATGCAGATTCTCAGTTCTTGCAATATATTTAGCTGGACAATCACCTGCAGACATCATCAACCTCACCAGGGTATATAAAGTAGCCCTCTCCCCTTCCCCTTGTTCACATCCCCCATAGACCATGGATGATGCATGGCTTGAGCATCTACATGGTTCTTGAGAGTAAAGCAGAATGAGGATGGAGGGTGAAAGTTGAGCTCCTCCTCAAGATGCATTCAGTTTTGTGGTGCCTTTCCTGATCTCCCTGGTGGTCAGCTAAGGTACGCATAAACCGGCAAGTCACAAGACGGCAATGGCGAACTCCATCTGGATTATGGAGTCCtcctgtttttcttttattatctCTAATTGTGTCCGGCGGAAGCCAAATAATCTTAAGTATTCGTGTATGTGATGGATCCGTATATACATTACGGAGCCAATGTTTGTCTCATGTGTACTCCAGAAACATGTTACTATGAATGAATGATATGGCAATACTTTGTTGCTCATAGTTATCTTTGCATGTCTTTGAATCCCCTCACTGCAGGCTGCCTACAGCTTATTTTTCTCTTGTTTTCCAACATATTTGTTTATGCTGGGAGTGGAAAATGAGCATGTTTTGTTTTGATTCTTCTTGTTCAGATATGTTGATGGTATATCGGTCTGTGCTGCAACTAGACATTCCTACtttttatttgtattttgtTATTATGTTGTTTCAAATTATTTTAGCACATGTTGTTATTGCTTTTGCTTGTAAATTGTAAAGTTATACATACATTACTACCAAGGGAGAATATCTTCTGGTTGATATAAAGAAACTATTATCTGAAATATGATGGCAAGAAGATTATAAGCAAGCAAGGTTGAGAAGTACTTTCCCCTTTGGCCTGTCTGAGACTGAGAGAGATGACCTATCATACCTGTATTTTACTTCCTTCTAAAAGTAGGAGCCTTAGCCCTTTGTTCTAGTGCTCTTGAAACCAGCTGCTCTAGTCAAATAGCTGGAAAACTTGCCAAAAAGAAAGCTGGAATACCTTATCTGCTGCTAGTCAAATTCATGCAAAGAAGCTAATGTGAAGATAATCCTGCGGTACGATACCCAACTTCCAGTATCTATTTGACATGTTACATCAGTTATTGAGGTCTCGTGTACATCAGTACACGAACTACTgaaaaaattcttaaaaaaaatcccacTTCTGATGATTATTTTGTCCTAGTAATGGGTCTACCGCAAACGCAAGATTTGCAATTCTATCCAATTATAACTACAGATCCGGAGCCTCATGAATCATCTGTAATTGTTTTCTCTGCATTTGCATGTAAAGAGATGAAGTCTAATGTTTGTAATCATCATCTCACAACTTCTGCATTTGCATGTAAAGAGATGAAGCCTAATGTTTGTAATCATCATCTCACAACTTCCATGAACCTTTGCCTGCCTGGAGCAGCGAAGCATACAGTAGTTCGTTCCACGTATCTGGCACGCCAGGCAAGCACCAGTGGCTGCAGTCCTGCTTTTTCACCGCTGCCATCCGTTCCTCCTCCGTTTCATACCATGTTCGGTACACTGATGGATGGCCATCTTTTCGGTAATCAGTGAGTGTgctgatgttgaggtatatcACGGGAGTTTTCATCTGCCTCAGGACCTGCTCTACGATTACCATCTTCTCAGGGTACTCAGTAAGGTATGTCTGATTGAAGATTGGCTCTGTCTCCCTATGGCATCTCCCTCCTGAATTCCACTGCCCTCCCCTGTGGCAAAAATTTATCATTGTCAGACGAGAAGAAGATACGGTACCAACAATCTGCCAGTGTAATGGCTATTTCTTACCTGAAATGTGATAGTGAATATCCTCTGAATACAACCTGAGTTCTTCTCGAATCAATGTTCTTGTCGACCCATCTAGCCCAGGTGGTCAGAGCTCTCTTGTATGCATCCAAAACCTCAAGGCTGCGATACACATGGTTGCCCTCTTGGTAATAGTTCAACCTGTGGACAAGCAAGTACTTCATCAATGGTTGAATGATGGAAACTAATTGATGGTGTTCAGTTCAGAAAGTAGTGTGATGTACCCTCTTGATGTTTTGTAGTGAGTCCACCAGTGACCGGTGTTGAAGACGACGATGTCCGCAGTCTGGTACGCCGGAGTCGTCGCATCTAGCTCGTCCAGTTTCAGCTTCGCGTCTTCAGTACCATTGATACCCTCACGGATCATCTCCTTGACGAGGAATATTGATCTTATGAAATCAACCGAGCAATTGTACTCCTGCAATGAAGTAACATTGAGTCAAACAACTGACGAGATTCACAGTTCTCATGTAGTGAGCAAAACTCTTTACCGTGAATCTGAAGGAGTAGTATCCTCTGGTCTTGAACTGGTTCTTCCCTGATGCCTCGTACACGTTCCTCTTGTCCCTGACGCCATGGCGAAGGATGCAGACCAGTGACTCCCACATGTTCCGGTTCAGTGAGTcgccgacaaatatgatcctctGCCCCCTCAGCCTCTCCAGGAATCCAGTCGCGTTCAGCCTGGAGCAAGAAGGCGACGAGAAATCTCTTAAGATTGTAGAAAGAACACAATCTCCTCTAGATATCACATAAACTTCTGTTAAGAACCTCAGTTTAGAAATGTCACGTACCTGGGAATGTCGCAGCCCTGCGGCTGCCACCGCCACTTGAGGTAGTCGCTGTCCGGCCGGCCGTTCTTGTGGCAGTTGAAGTCGTCGTCGATGAGCGCGCACGACTTGGGCGGGTAGAACCCGTAGCTCTCGTCCCTCACCCACCTCCCGTTGAACACGTCGCACCTGGCGAAGGAAACCAGGTCCTGCACGCCCGACGTCCATACGATCCGGgtgttgccggcgccggcgacgcccatGCTGGCGTTCGCGCCCGCGACCACGCCGCCGTTCCCTGGCCCGACGACCATGCTGGTGTTCACGCCGGCCATGTCGTTGCCTGGCCCGACGGCCATGTTTGCTTTGGCGCCAGCCGTCTCGCCGTCGCTCTGCTCGGCAACGAGATCTTGCGCCGGGAGGACGACCTCCTTCCGTCGCCTCGGGTGCCTGCGCCGCACGACTCTCCTGGGCCTATGCCTGTCCACCTTCCACTCCGGCCATGATGGCAGAGCCCCTTGGCGTGCCGAGCTTTGCACGTTGTCGACG from Setaria italica strain Yugu1 chromosome VII, Setaria_italica_v2.0, whole genome shotgun sequence includes the following:
- the LOC101771038 gene encoding protein trichome birefringence-like 2, which encodes MPGWKKAWLSMLDRAGGGGSGSSGSLQVHVQGLHSPSSSSSSLASYKRGGKYGVGHVSSKAVVVGCFSAVLALALGFFYVSVTSGPAAGDSFPSPAAASSSSSSSSGILLSWLSSNTSTTSPRKSLLPHPPIIPPAVTAGGAADDDQSDARNATAASRRVQSSAVGHSSASASEVGSGQATSVSGQTANAQGPPLQGAGNATVGSDTEPAGNGTREEEPQVETATAMLRWRRTETDGASSSNNSVVGAPGQIARNTDVATGNSIDAGTSSREEVTENAAVDNVQSSARQGALPSWPEWKVDRHRPRRVVRRRHPRRRKEVVLPAQDLVAEQSDGETAGAKANMAVGPGNDMAGVNTSMVVGPGNGGVVAGANASMGVAGAGNTRIVWTSGVQDLVSFARCDVFNGRWVRDESYGFYPPKSCALIDDDFNCHKNGRPDSDYLKWRWQPQGCDIPRLNATGFLERLRGQRIIFVGDSLNRNMWESLVCILRHGVRDKRNVYEASGKNQFKTRGYYSFRFTEYNCSVDFIRSIFLVKEMIREGINGTEDAKLKLDELDATTPAYQTADIVVFNTGHWWTHYKTSRGLNYYQEGNHVYRSLEVLDAYKRALTTWARWVDKNIDSRRTQVVFRGYSLSHFRGGQWNSGGRCHRETEPIFNQTYLTEYPEKMVIVEQVLRQMKTPVIYLNISTLTDYRKDGHPSVYRTWYETEEERMAAVKKQDCSHWCLPGVPDTWNELLYASLLQAGKGSWKL